A genomic segment from Actinomyces lilanjuaniae encodes:
- a CDS encoding (Fe-S)-binding protein, with amino-acid sequence MRIALFATCIGDSMFPQAPQATVTILERLGHEVVFPEGQVCCGQMHANTGYFKQASALVANHVRTFEPVLDGEWDAIVVPSGSCTGATRHEQAQVAEHVGNPSLARRATEVAARTYDLPELLVDVLGVTDVGAYFPHRVTYHPTCHSLRITKVGDRPYRLLRAVEALTLLPLPEEEVCCGFGGTFSMKNHETSTAMLADKVSNVMSTQAEVLCMGDYSCLMHVGGGLSRINSGVRIMHLAEILASTKDQPFHGNVSFAADTQEATPR; translated from the coding sequence GTGCGCATCGCTCTCTTCGCCACCTGTATCGGGGACTCGATGTTCCCCCAAGCCCCGCAGGCCACCGTCACCATCCTCGAACGCCTTGGCCACGAGGTGGTCTTCCCCGAAGGGCAGGTGTGCTGCGGCCAGATGCACGCCAACACCGGCTACTTCAAGCAGGCCTCCGCCCTGGTCGCCAACCACGTGCGGACCTTTGAGCCGGTCCTGGACGGGGAGTGGGACGCCATCGTCGTCCCCTCGGGCTCCTGCACAGGCGCCACCCGTCACGAGCAGGCCCAGGTCGCCGAGCACGTGGGTAACCCGTCCCTGGCCCGGCGCGCCACCGAGGTCGCCGCCAGGACCTACGACCTGCCCGAGCTGCTCGTTGACGTCCTGGGAGTAACCGACGTCGGTGCCTACTTCCCCCACCGGGTGACCTACCACCCGACTTGCCACTCGCTACGCATCACCAAGGTCGGTGACCGGCCCTACCGCCTGCTGCGCGCCGTCGAGGCACTCACCCTGCTCCCCCTGCCCGAGGAGGAGGTCTGCTGCGGGTTCGGCGGCACCTTCTCCATGAAGAACCACGAGACCTCCACCGCGATGCTGGCGGACAAGGTCTCCAACGTCATGTCCACCCAGGCGGAGGTGCTGTGCATGGGCGACTACTCCTGCCTCATGCACGTGGGAGGCGGACTGTCACGCATCAACTCCGGGGTGCGGATCATGCACCTGGCAGAGATCCTCGCCTCGACCAAGGACCAGCCCTTCCACGGCAACGTCTCCTTTGCCGCGGACACCCAGGAGGCCACACCACGATGA